The Streptomyces sp. DH-12 genome has a window encoding:
- a CDS encoding NYN domain-containing protein encodes MVETTGGGPQDGAAEVLDRPLPDGVRRRVVQIVADGFGGLTVAELPAQLRQYARFTPSRRAKFAGNAMAAALETDPLFRQRIGEKLREAQPELAGALDSGSPPPAADPLDVAAAVYVLRPPGWVKLVAAAGEEVQRADAERAGEETRAELERLRAELDRAREHTRSETERLRAELDAAKRESDSLHRKLRSALADVKRGEAALRKLRGEMEAVRADGQAQVSAAESETRRLKARLGETEAALEAARRAAREGRSVEDMRVRLLLDTVLDAAQGLRRELALPPVSVRPAETVDAVEPGRMTPKDIAARALSEDDPAVLDQLLALPQAHLVVDGYNVTKTGYPQMPLEKQRLRLLGQLAQLAAQTGAEVTCVFDGAELAAPVLLAPPRGVRVLFSKPGVTADELIRQLVRAEPPGRPVIVASTDREVADGVARAGARPVASAVLLKRLS; translated from the coding sequence ATGGTGGAGACCACGGGCGGGGGGCCGCAGGACGGCGCCGCCGAGGTGCTCGACCGTCCGCTGCCCGACGGGGTGCGCCGCAGGGTCGTCCAGATCGTCGCGGACGGCTTCGGCGGACTCACCGTCGCCGAGCTGCCCGCGCAACTGCGGCAGTACGCCCGGTTCACCCCGAGCCGCCGCGCCAAGTTCGCCGGGAACGCCATGGCGGCGGCGCTGGAGACCGATCCGCTGTTCCGGCAGCGGATCGGGGAGAAGCTCAGAGAGGCCCAGCCGGAACTGGCCGGCGCCCTCGACTCCGGCTCCCCGCCCCCGGCCGCGGACCCGCTCGACGTGGCGGCCGCGGTCTATGTGCTCCGCCCGCCGGGCTGGGTCAAGCTGGTCGCCGCCGCAGGCGAGGAGGTCCAGCGCGCCGACGCCGAACGCGCCGGCGAGGAGACCCGCGCGGAGCTGGAGCGGCTGCGCGCCGAACTCGACCGCGCCCGCGAGCACACCCGCTCCGAGACCGAGCGGCTGCGCGCCGAGCTGGACGCGGCGAAGAGGGAGAGCGACTCCCTGCACCGCAAGCTGCGGTCCGCCCTCGCCGACGTCAAGCGCGGCGAGGCCGCCCTGCGCAAACTGCGCGGCGAGATGGAGGCGGTGCGCGCCGACGGGCAGGCCCAGGTGTCGGCCGCCGAGAGCGAGACCCGGCGCCTCAAGGCCCGGCTGGGGGAGACCGAGGCCGCCCTGGAGGCCGCCCGCCGCGCCGCCCGCGAGGGCCGCAGCGTCGAGGACATGCGCGTACGGCTGCTGCTCGACACCGTGCTGGACGCCGCCCAGGGGCTGCGGCGCGAGCTGGCGCTGCCGCCCGTGTCGGTACGGCCCGCGGAGACCGTGGACGCCGTGGAGCCGGGCCGGATGACCCCCAAGGACATCGCCGCCCGCGCGCTGTCCGAGGACGACCCGGCCGTCCTCGACCAGCTCCTCGCCCTCCCGCAGGCGCATCTGGTCGTCGACGGCTACAACGTCACCAAGACCGGCTATCCGCAGATGCCGCTGGAGAAGCAGCGGCTGCGGCTGCTCGGCCAGCTCGCCCAGCTCGCCGCCCAGACCGGCGCCGAGGTCACCTGTGTCTTCGACGGCGCCGAACTGGCCGCGCCGGTGCTGCTGGCGCCGCCGCGCGGGGTGCGGGTGCTGTTCTCCAAGCCGGGCGTCACCGCCGACGAGCTCATCCGCCAGCTCGTGCGCGCCGAGCCGCCGGGGCGGCCGGTCATCGTCGCCTCCACCGACCGCGAGGTCGCCGACGGGGTCGCACGCGCCGGCGCGCGCCCCGTCGCGTCAGCCGTGCTCCTCAAAAGGCTTTCCTAG
- a CDS encoding Lrp/AsnC ligand binding domain-containing protein encodes MITAIVLIKTSVDRIPEIAEQIAALDSVSEVFSVTGTYDLIAMVRVREHEDLAEVIPGRISKIPGVEGTDTHVAFRTYSQHDLEAAFAIGLDS; translated from the coding sequence GTGATCACCGCGATCGTCCTCATCAAGACCAGCGTGGACCGGATCCCCGAGATCGCGGAACAGATCGCCGCGCTGGACAGTGTCAGCGAGGTCTTCTCCGTCACCGGCACCTACGACCTGATCGCCATGGTGCGGGTCCGGGAGCACGAGGACCTGGCGGAGGTCATCCCCGGCCGGATCAGCAAGATCCCGGGCGTCGAGGGCACCGACACGCATGTGGCGTTCCGCACGTACTCCCAGCACGATCTCGAGGCCGCCTTCGCCATCGGGCTCGACAGCTGA
- a CDS encoding small secreted hydrophilic protein yields the protein MVFTRRMAALAAVVLIPLGVAATSFALSDSPEPPKVPPRVELDSGSPAPTPSDTRPAPTPSDEVVSRPPVTDGPTDDDDDDDQDRGPSDDGPDRDDGPDRDDGPGGDDG from the coding sequence ATGGTCTTCACTCGCCGGATGGCGGCCCTCGCCGCCGTCGTACTGATTCCCCTGGGCGTCGCCGCGACCAGCTTCGCGCTCTCCGACAGCCCCGAACCGCCGAAGGTGCCCCCGCGGGTCGAGCTGGACAGCGGGTCGCCCGCGCCGACGCCGTCGGACACCCGGCCCGCCCCCACGCCCAGCGACGAGGTCGTGTCCCGGCCTCCGGTGACCGACGGACCGACGGACGACGACGATGACGACGACCAGGACCGAGGCCCCTCGGACGACGGACCCGACCGGGACGACGGACCCGACCGGGACGACGGACCCGGCGGGGACGACGGCTGA
- a CDS encoding glycerate kinase has product MLNRVVVAPSGFKESLSAPAAADAIAAGVRRVLPDAEIDRIPLVDGGEGTAAALARATGGRLVALAATGPVGEPVGTHFALLGGQDTAVVEMAAVAGLSLVPRTRRDPGVTTTYGVGELIRAALDQGVRRILVGCGDSGTSDGGAGALQALGARLLDAHGAELPPGGRELSRLARIDATGLDPRLDGVELVVACNPYNVLCGERGVARVFGPQKGATPGQVEELSAGLENWARVLTRDLAVTGVDLRLGRGTGASGGLGAGLASLGAALVPRFPVLLDHLGLDERLARADLVVTAEGALDRQTPRGKVPGEVARRAKLAGRPVLALAGTLGDGAGEVPGVDACQGILPGPMELAEALVRGAELLTDATERALRMIVLGARLPSPQG; this is encoded by the coding sequence ATGCTGAACCGAGTCGTCGTGGCCCCCAGCGGCTTCAAGGAGTCGCTGTCCGCCCCCGCCGCCGCCGACGCCATCGCGGCGGGCGTCCGCCGGGTGCTGCCGGACGCCGAGATCGACCGCATCCCGCTGGTGGACGGCGGGGAGGGAACCGCCGCCGCGCTGGCCCGCGCGACCGGCGGCCGGCTGGTCGCCCTGGCCGCCACCGGCCCCGTCGGCGAACCGGTCGGCACGCACTTCGCGCTGCTCGGCGGGCAGGACACCGCGGTGGTGGAGATGGCGGCCGTCGCCGGGCTGTCCCTGGTCCCCCGCACCCGCCGCGATCCGGGCGTCACCACCACCTACGGCGTCGGGGAGCTGATCCGTGCCGCTCTCGACCAGGGGGTACGGCGGATCCTGGTGGGCTGCGGCGACTCGGGCACCTCCGACGGGGGTGCGGGCGCGCTCCAGGCGCTCGGCGCGCGGCTGCTGGACGCGCACGGGGCGGAACTGCCCCCGGGCGGCCGTGAGTTGTCGCGTCTCGCCCGGATCGACGCGACCGGGCTCGATCCGCGCCTCGACGGCGTGGAACTGGTCGTCGCCTGCAACCCGTACAACGTGCTGTGCGGGGAGCGGGGCGTGGCGCGGGTGTTCGGGCCGCAGAAGGGGGCGACCCCGGGACAGGTGGAGGAGCTGTCGGCGGGGCTGGAGAACTGGGCGCGGGTACTGACCCGGGACCTCGCCGTCACCGGCGTCGACCTGCGGCTCGGCCGCGGCACGGGCGCCTCCGGCGGGCTGGGGGCGGGGCTGGCCTCGCTGGGCGCGGCGCTGGTGCCCCGGTTTCCCGTCCTGCTGGACCATCTCGGCCTGGACGAACGCCTCGCGCGGGCCGACCTGGTGGTCACCGCGGAAGGGGCGCTGGACCGCCAGACGCCTCGCGGCAAGGTGCCCGGGGAGGTGGCCCGGCGGGCCAAGCTGGCGGGGCGGCCGGTGCTGGCGCTCGCGGGGACGTTGGGGGACGGGGCGGGGGAGGTGCCGGGGGTGGACGCGTGTCAGGGCATCCTGCCGGGGCCCATGGAGCTGGCGGAGGCACTGGTCCGGGGCGCGGAACTGCTGACGGACGCGACGGAGCGGGCGCTGCGGATGATCGTGCTGGGAGCCCGGCTCCCGTCCCCTCAGGGGTGA
- a CDS encoding C40 family peptidase produces MASHRRPKQPSRARVTVLTTAAAAAVVMSSQAANAAPGEKPSKDEVKAKVDKLYQQAEQATEKYNGAKEKQEKLQKEISTIQDNVAKGQQELNDLRDGLGSMASAQYRSGGIDPSVQLFLSADPDDYLDKASTLDHLSAQQVEALKEIQEKQRELAQQRSEAAEKLKDLSSTRTELGKKKKEVQGKLAAAQKLLNSLTAEEKAQLADEENRATRASERDALSVNVPAGSGRAAAAFAAAQSKLGTPYVYGATGPSSFDCSGLTSWAYAQAGVGIPRTSEAQTGAGTKIYSVDQLKVGDLVFFFNDLHHVGLYAGNGQVLHAPRSGTVVRYESMNTIGGPFMFGVRV; encoded by the coding sequence GTGGCGTCCCACCGTCGTCCCAAGCAGCCGAGCCGCGCACGCGTGACCGTGCTCACCACCGCCGCCGCCGCTGCCGTCGTCATGAGCTCGCAGGCCGCCAACGCGGCCCCCGGCGAGAAGCCGAGCAAGGACGAGGTCAAGGCCAAGGTCGACAAGCTCTACCAGCAGGCGGAGCAGGCCACCGAGAAGTACAACGGGGCCAAGGAGAAGCAGGAGAAGCTCCAGAAGGAGATCTCCACGATCCAGGACAACGTCGCCAAGGGCCAGCAGGAGCTCAACGACCTGCGCGACGGCCTCGGCTCGATGGCCAGCGCCCAGTACCGCAGCGGCGGCATCGACCCCTCGGTCCAGCTCTTCCTCTCCGCCGACCCGGACGACTACCTCGACAAGGCGTCCACCCTGGACCACTTGAGCGCCCAGCAGGTCGAGGCGCTGAAGGAGATCCAGGAGAAGCAGCGCGAGCTGGCCCAGCAGCGCTCCGAGGCCGCCGAGAAGCTGAAGGACCTCTCCTCCACCCGGACCGAACTGGGCAAGAAGAAGAAGGAGGTCCAGGGCAAGCTCGCCGCCGCGCAGAAGCTGCTCAACAGCCTCACCGCCGAGGAGAAGGCGCAGCTCGCCGACGAGGAGAACCGCGCCACCCGCGCCAGCGAGCGCGACGCCCTCTCGGTCAACGTCCCGGCCGGCTCCGGCCGCGCCGCCGCCGCCTTCGCCGCCGCCCAGAGCAAGCTCGGCACGCCCTACGTCTACGGCGCCACCGGCCCGTCCTCCTTCGACTGCTCGGGCCTGACCTCCTGGGCGTACGCCCAGGCCGGCGTCGGCATCCCGCGCACCTCCGAGGCCCAGACCGGCGCCGGCACCAAGATCTACTCGGTGGACCAGCTCAAGGTCGGCGACCTGGTGTTCTTCTTCAACGACCTGCACCACGTGGGCCTCTACGCCGGCAACGGCCAGGTCCTCCACGCCCCGCGCTCGGGCACCGTCGTGCGCTACGAGTCGATGAACACCATCGGCGGCCCCTTCATGTTCGGCGTCCGCGTCTGA
- a CDS encoding rhomboid family intramembrane serine protease: MIRTWTAAAAGAFRTTPAPVTRTLIVLCCLVFLIGPASGLHPAHGSGEELLAAQRAYVRRWGVIPADLFDGSPAAVLTPATALFVHGSWVHLLGNMLFLHVFGPMTEARMGRVRFALCYVGCGYLALLGYAAAHAGSERSLVGASGAISALLGAFLVLFPRGRVTSLLPFAFFLPVRLPAWVVLPFWAALQWAAAGRAAEGGPGVAYLAHLVGFGLGIGCAWVWRGGATTVKSAPAPAPEGENQP, encoded by the coding sequence ATGATCCGCACCTGGACCGCGGCGGCCGCCGGGGCGTTCCGGACCACGCCCGCCCCGGTCACCCGCACCCTCATCGTGCTGTGCTGCCTGGTCTTCCTGATCGGGCCGGCCTCGGGGCTGCACCCGGCCCACGGCTCCGGGGAGGAGCTGCTGGCCGCGCAGCGGGCCTACGTCCGCCGCTGGGGCGTCATCCCCGCAGACCTGTTCGACGGGTCCCCCGCGGCCGTCCTCACCCCCGCCACGGCGCTGTTCGTGCACGGCAGCTGGGTGCACCTGCTGGGCAACATGCTGTTCCTCCACGTGTTCGGGCCGATGACCGAGGCACGGATGGGCCGGGTGCGGTTCGCCCTGTGCTACGTCGGCTGCGGCTACCTCGCGCTGCTGGGGTACGCGGCCGCCCACGCCGGCTCCGAGCGGTCCCTGGTCGGGGCCTCGGGGGCGATCTCGGCGCTCCTCGGTGCGTTCCTCGTCCTGTTCCCCCGGGGGCGGGTCACCAGTCTCCTGCCGTTCGCCTTCTTCCTGCCGGTGCGGCTGCCCGCGTGGGTGGTGCTGCCGTTCTGGGCGGCGCTGCAGTGGGCGGCGGCCGGGCGGGCGGCGGAGGGCGGGCCGGGGGTGGCGTATCTGGCGCACCTGGTGGGCTTCGGGCTGGGGATCGGCTGCGCATGGGTGTGGCGCGGCGGGGCGACTACAGTGAAGTCCGCCCCTGCTCCGGCCCCCGAGGGAGAGAACCAGCCGTGA
- a CDS encoding ATP-binding protein gives MTTTRTEAPRTTDPTGTTDPTGTTDPAGTTADRGRRRLSARVRILLWLLFVMAVALTSVAATTRSFLLRDVDHRSNGLLAQETGEFAAFEERGLDPETGRPFTEPDRLLRVFLERQYADPDEELIGLVARPGGDPAQIIQPRDLPVALPLHRDADARRRIFDSPDPSGVLHRPEGEIRWAKVPVARHGGHSEVAFVVAYHPERELARVDQVFRVLLAISGVALLLTTGIGWAVAGRILQPVRLVRTAAAQLTEQDLTRRIPVRGHDDIAALAKTFNAMLDRLERAFAVQRQFVDDAGHELRTPITIVRGHLELMGDDPAEREETVRLVTDELDRMSRIVEDLLLLAKAERPDFVSPEPVQLAELTADVFVKARTLGDRDWQLTDTADREAELDPQRITQAMVQLAQNAVQHTTPGQTIRIGSRAEGSRVELYVADSGPGVRPQDRELIFERFRRGTSRRGARGSGAGLGLSIVKAIAEGHGGRVRLHDTEGGGATFVLTLEEARG, from the coding sequence ATGACGACGACCAGGACCGAGGCCCCTCGGACGACGGACCCGACCGGGACGACGGACCCGACCGGGACGACGGACCCGGCGGGGACGACGGCTGACCGGGGCCGCCGGCGGCTCTCCGCCCGGGTCCGCATCCTGCTGTGGCTGCTGTTCGTGATGGCGGTGGCCCTCACCTCGGTCGCCGCCACCACCCGTTCCTTCCTGCTGCGGGACGTCGACCATCGCAGCAACGGGCTGCTCGCCCAGGAGACCGGCGAGTTCGCGGCGTTCGAGGAGCGGGGCCTGGACCCGGAGACGGGCCGGCCGTTCACCGAACCGGACCGGCTGCTCAGGGTGTTCCTGGAACGGCAGTACGCCGACCCCGACGAGGAGCTGATCGGCCTGGTGGCCCGGCCCGGCGGCGACCCGGCGCAGATCATCCAGCCGCGCGACCTGCCCGTCGCGCTGCCGCTGCACCGCGACGCCGACGCCCGGCGCCGCATCTTCGACTCCCCCGACCCGTCCGGGGTGCTGCACCGGCCCGAGGGCGAGATCCGCTGGGCGAAGGTGCCCGTGGCCCGGCACGGCGGCCACTCCGAGGTGGCGTTCGTCGTCGCCTACCACCCCGAGCGGGAACTGGCCCGCGTGGACCAGGTGTTCCGGGTGCTGCTCGCCATCTCGGGAGTGGCGCTGCTGCTCACCACCGGCATCGGCTGGGCGGTCGCCGGGCGCATCCTGCAGCCCGTACGGCTGGTGCGCACCGCCGCCGCACAGCTCACCGAGCAGGACCTCACCCGCCGCATCCCGGTGCGCGGCCACGACGACATCGCCGCCCTCGCCAAGACCTTCAACGCCATGCTGGACCGGCTGGAGCGGGCCTTCGCCGTCCAGCGCCAGTTCGTCGACGACGCCGGGCACGAGCTGCGCACCCCGATCACCATCGTGCGCGGCCATCTGGAGCTGATGGGCGACGACCCGGCGGAACGCGAGGAGACCGTCCGCCTGGTCACGGACGAACTGGACCGGATGAGCCGCATCGTGGAGGACCTGCTGCTGCTCGCCAAGGCCGAACGGCCCGACTTCGTCAGCCCCGAGCCGGTGCAGCTCGCCGAACTCACCGCCGACGTCTTCGTGAAGGCCCGCACCCTCGGCGACCGCGACTGGCAGCTCACCGACACCGCCGACCGGGAGGCCGAGCTGGACCCGCAGCGCATCACGCAGGCGATGGTGCAGCTCGCGCAGAACGCGGTGCAGCACACCACGCCCGGGCAGACCATCCGCATCGGCTCCCGCGCGGAGGGCTCCCGCGTCGAGCTGTACGTCGCCGACTCCGGACCCGGCGTGCGCCCGCAGGACCGGGAGCTGATCTTCGAACGCTTCCGGCGCGGCACGTCCCGGCGCGGGGCGCGCGGCTCCGGCGCCGGTCTCGGCCTGTCCATCGTCAAGGCCATCGCCGAGGGCCACGGCGGGCGGGTCCGGCTGCACGACACCGAGGGCGGCGGCGCCACCTTCGTACTCACCCTGGAAGAGGCCCGCGGATGA
- a CDS encoding SLC13 family permease, whose translation MTLSIRSTVALCAALSLCAALAVPGVFPGLGGDARLTLAVFALATCAWIGTPVDDTYIALGAGLALTVTGVIDSDTLFGTLGDSTVWLLICAFVLAAAVTRTGLAGRAAAFLVGGARTVRQLTHLTTAALVVTAFAVPATSGRAALALPVFLALAKALAGRGRLVVMLALLFPTVILLSAVATLIGAGAHLITVSVLWEATGERVGFTEWLLLGLPLAVVSSHLAAETVLLTTTRRADRAGPVRITAEEIQRHSDRPVTGPWTQAEKRCALLLATVVALWCSEPLHQVSPAVVALIGAVVAASPALGTVRLKDALKTVPWSLLLFMAATMAMGVALAESGAARWLVGGLPAGIGPLTFLTVVVAVSTAAHLVLQSRSARSSVLVPLVVAAAVTAGVNPVAAALASTAAAGFCHTLPASAKPVTLFADIPGTPTYTPRDLLRLSAVLAPLTAALVLLFAVTVWPALGVPVTR comes from the coding sequence GTGACCTTGAGCATCCGTTCCACCGTGGCGCTGTGCGCGGCCCTGTCTCTCTGCGCGGCGCTCGCCGTGCCCGGTGTCTTCCCCGGTCTCGGCGGGGACGCCCGGCTCACCCTCGCCGTCTTCGCGCTGGCCACCTGCGCGTGGATCGGCACTCCCGTCGACGACACCTACATCGCGCTCGGCGCGGGGCTCGCGCTCACCGTGACCGGGGTGATCGACAGCGACACCCTGTTCGGCACCCTGGGCGACTCGACCGTGTGGCTCCTGATCTGCGCGTTCGTGCTGGCCGCCGCGGTCACCCGGACCGGGCTCGCCGGGCGGGCGGCCGCCTTCCTGGTCGGCGGGGCGCGCACGGTACGGCAGTTGACGCATCTGACGACGGCGGCGCTGGTCGTCACCGCGTTCGCGGTGCCGGCCACCTCGGGCCGGGCGGCGCTCGCGCTGCCGGTGTTCCTCGCGCTGGCCAAGGCGCTGGCCGGGCGCGGGCGGCTGGTGGTGATGCTGGCGCTGCTGTTCCCCACCGTGATCCTGCTGTCCGCGGTGGCGACCCTGATCGGCGCGGGCGCCCATCTGATCACCGTGTCCGTGCTGTGGGAGGCCACCGGGGAGCGGGTCGGCTTCACCGAATGGCTGCTGCTGGGGCTGCCGCTGGCCGTGGTGTCCTCCCATCTCGCCGCCGAGACCGTGCTGTTGACGACCACCCGGCGGGCCGACCGCGCCGGTCCGGTACGCATCACCGCCGAGGAGATCCAGCGGCACAGCGACCGCCCGGTCACCGGCCCCTGGACGCAGGCGGAGAAGCGGTGCGCCCTGCTGCTGGCCACGGTGGTCGCCCTGTGGTGCAGCGAACCCCTGCACCAGGTGTCCCCGGCGGTGGTCGCGCTGATCGGCGCGGTCGTCGCCGCCTCCCCGGCGCTGGGCACCGTGCGCCTGAAGGACGCGCTCAAGACGGTGCCGTGGTCGCTGCTGCTGTTCATGGCGGCGACCATGGCGATGGGCGTGGCGCTCGCCGAGTCGGGCGCGGCCCGCTGGCTGGTCGGCGGACTGCCCGCGGGCATCGGCCCGTTGACGTTCCTGACGGTCGTCGTCGCCGTCAGCACGGCCGCCCACCTGGTCCTGCAGTCACGGTCCGCGCGCTCCTCCGTGCTGGTGCCGCTGGTGGTCGCGGCGGCCGTGACGGCCGGGGTGAACCCGGTGGCGGCGGCGCTCGCGTCCACCGCCGCGGCCGGCTTCTGCCACACCCTGCCCGCCTCCGCCAAGCCGGTGACGCTCTTCGCGGACATCCCCGGCACCCCCACCTACACCCCGCGCGACCTGCTGCGGCTGTCCGCCGTGCTGGCCCCGCTCACCGCCGCCCTCGTCCTGCTGTTCGCCGTCACCGTGTGGCCCGCGCTGGGCGTGCCGGTGACCCGCTGA
- a CDS encoding response regulator transcription factor, which produces MNRILIVEDEERIASFIEKGLRANGFTTTVAGDGEAGHAYALTGGFDLVVLDIGLPGRDGFTVLRELREARVTTPVIVLTARDSVRDTVAGLEGGADDWMTKPFRFEELLARIRLRLRTAARAPEVTVLRSGALSLDLRTRRARAHDRTVDLTAREFVLLELFLRHPGQVLSREQILSHVWGYDFDPGSNIVDVYVRALRKKLGADQLETVRGMGYRLPA; this is translated from the coding sequence ATGAACCGGATCCTGATCGTCGAGGACGAGGAGCGCATCGCCTCCTTCATCGAGAAGGGGCTGCGCGCCAACGGCTTCACCACCACCGTCGCCGGCGACGGCGAGGCCGGCCACGCGTACGCCCTGACCGGCGGCTTCGACCTGGTGGTCCTGGACATCGGGCTGCCGGGCCGGGACGGCTTCACGGTGCTGCGCGAACTGCGCGAGGCCCGGGTGACGACCCCGGTGATCGTGCTGACCGCCCGGGACTCGGTACGGGACACCGTGGCGGGTCTGGAGGGCGGCGCGGACGACTGGATGACCAAGCCGTTCCGCTTCGAGGAGCTGCTCGCCCGGATCCGGCTGCGGCTGCGCACCGCGGCCCGGGCGCCGGAGGTGACCGTGCTGCGGTCCGGCGCGCTCAGCCTCGACCTGCGCACCCGGCGGGCCCGCGCGCACGACCGGACCGTCGACCTGACGGCCCGTGAGTTCGTGCTGCTGGAGCTGTTCCTGAGGCATCCCGGCCAAGTGCTGTCCCGCGAGCAGATCCTCTCCCACGTGTGGGGCTACGACTTCGACCCGGGCTCCAACATCGTGGACGTCTACGTGCGGGCGCTGCGCAAGAAGCTGGGCGCGGACCAGCTCGAGACGGTCCGCGGGATGGGCTACCGTCTGCCGGCCTGA